The window ttccacacatgttatatttgaccaaaaaatcttgtgtgcaaaatttcataaggatcggccgactatatcctatagctgtcatagaacgatcgaaattggcataactttgatgttttttaagttagaaagatgggatttcgtacagattactcttttggcaaaataaatcgatatgccaaatttcataaggatcggccaactatatacgatccgctacatatctaataatataagatgcgtggcgccacctagcggactgcgactgaactgcaagggtacataaacttcggctccgctcgaagttagctttcctttcttgtttttgtttaaattttgttaaatatttaacgttttttatacaaatattcAAGGTATTGGGTTTATTATCTTTAAGACTCATAATAACATGGGggttttaaacattttaaatagtaaaaagaatacttattttatattaaaatttgcattttttgtgGCAATCCTTTTAAAGAGGaccatttattaaataaaccCCTGGAACCAGATCTAGTAGGCTTTGACTTTCTCCTATTAAGTTCTTTAATTAAGAGCTGTCATTAAAAGCACTACTTCTTTTCTGAAAGAAACTGGAAAAAAACGtgtaaaaagaaaaataaaatgttggcTTCATGGACAAGATTAGCAACGGGTAAGAGGAGTTTTCTTTtccaattttaatataattttaatttataaaattttaaatcactAAGCTTGCGCCAAAATTGGCCTGAAAGTGGGCCAACCCAACAATGGCCAGGTTCGCAATCAAATGGGGAGTCTTCTGCAGTCTCCACGACATGCCCGGTCTCTGCACGCCTCCTTGGGCTTGTGGGATGACAAGGGCAAGCCCGAAGACTGCGATCCGAAACCGGCGGAATGCAAACCGGAACCGAAGGATGAATGCAAGCCGGAACCGAAGGATGAGTGCGATGAGGGAGCCGCTGGAGCCTCGGGAGGAGAAGACAAAAAACCACCTGAGGGCAAGGGTCGTGAGGGCTATATCCACGCTGTGATTGGACCAGTTATAGATGTCTATTTTCCGGAAGAGCTCCCCGAGGTACTCAATGCCATGGAGGTGATCGATGCACCGATTGGTCGCCTGGTATTGGAGGTGAGATATGGGATTCTATTACCATATGAAATAGATAATTGCAACTCTCTTTAGGTATTCCATCATTTGGGTAACAATACTGTTCGATGCGTGGCCATGGACTCTACGGAGGGTCTGCGTCGTGGCCAGAAAGTGGTCGATACGGGCTACCCGATCCGTGTGGCCGTGGGCAAGTCAGTCCTAGGTCGCATCCTGAACGTTGTGGGCGATCCCATCGACGACCGTGAACCCATTAAGTCGGAATTCTACTCCTTCATCCACAACGAGGCTCCAGAGCTAGTTGATCTGACCGTAAAGCCGGAAATATTGGTCACCGGGATAAAGGTCATTGATCTCCTGGCTCCGTATGTGAAAGGTGGCAAGATTGGACTCTTCGGCGGAGCAGGAGTGGGCAAGACGGTGCTCATCATGGAGCTCATTAACAACATTGCCAAATCCCACGGCGGATATTCGGTATTTGTGGGTGCCGGAGAACGAACCCGTGAAGGCAATGATCTCTACCACGAAATGATTGAGTCGAAGGTCATCTCCCTGGAAGATGACACCTCGAAGGTGGTTCTGGTCTTTGGCCAGATGAACGAGCCGCCAGGCGCTCGCTCCCGGGTGGTGCTTACGGGTCTGACGATTGCCGAGTACTTCCGCGATATGGATGGCCAGGACGTACTCCTCTTCATAGACAATATTTTCCGCTTCACTCAGGCGGGCTCGGAGGTGTCGGCTCTGCTGGGTCGCATCCCCTCGGCCGTGGGCTATCAGCCCACTCTGGGCACAGACATGGGCACCATGCAGGAGCGAATCACCAGTACCCGTAACGGCTCCATCACCTCAGTCCAGGCCGTCTACGTGCCGGCTGACGATCTCAGCGATCCTGCTCCGGCCGCTACTTTCTCGCATCTGGACGCCACAACTGTGCTGTCGCGTCCCATCGCCGAGTTGGGTATTTATCCGGCTGTGGATCCTCTGGATTCATCGTCTCGCATCCTAGATCCCGATATTGTTGGCGAGGAGCACTACAACGTGGCCAGAGCGGTGCAGAAAACCCTCCAGAGCTACAAGTCCCTTCAGGACATCATTGCCATTCTGGGAATGGACGAGTTGTCCGAGGAGGACAAGCTAACGGTGGCCCGCGCCCGCAAGATGCAGCGCTTCCTCTCGCAGCCGTTCCAGGTGGCCGAAATCTTCACCGGACACCCGGGCAAGCTGGTCCCCATCGAGAAGTGCGTGGAGGGATTCAAGAAACTGCTCAATGGGGACTATGATGACATTCCCGAAATCGCCTTCTATATGGTTGGGGATGTGGAGGAGGTCCTTGCCAAGGCCAGCCAGTTGGCTGCCTCCATGTCACCGGACGGAACGGCGCCAGCGGCCAAGCCGGCGGATCCCAAGAAGGACGAGAAGAAAGATGATAAGAAGGAGGAGGGCAAAAAGGACGAACCAAAGAAGGAGGAGGCCAAAAAGGCTGAACCTAAGAAGGAGGAGGCCAAGAAGGAAGAAAAGAAGGACCACAAGAAGGATGATAAGCCAAAGGATAAGAAGTAAAGGCTTGTTATACTAAAGCCTGGgtaaatttggaaaaaatcagGGAAATAATTTCTTCCTGATTATAATTAAGATTGTTgcgtttattttgttttttgccaagaaaaaaaaaccaactgaATAATCACATctaatttaagtttttaataaatttaatgga of the Drosophila ananassae strain 14024-0371.13 chromosome 2R, ASM1763931v2, whole genome shotgun sequence genome contains:
- the LOC6506405 gene encoding ATP synthase subunit beta, mitochondrial, whose product is MLASWTRLATACAKIGLKVGQPNNGQVRNQMGSLLQSPRHARSLHASLGLWDDKGKPEDCDPKPAECKPEPKDECKPEPKDECDEGAAGASGGEDKKPPEGKGREGYIHAVIGPVIDVYFPEELPEVLNAMEVIDAPIGRLVLEVFHHLGNNTVRCVAMDSTEGLRRGQKVVDTGYPIRVAVGKSVLGRILNVVGDPIDDREPIKSEFYSFIHNEAPELVDLTVKPEILVTGIKVIDLLAPYVKGGKIGLFGGAGVGKTVLIMELINNIAKSHGGYSVFVGAGERTREGNDLYHEMIESKVISLEDDTSKVVLVFGQMNEPPGARSRVVLTGLTIAEYFRDMDGQDVLLFIDNIFRFTQAGSEVSALLGRIPSAVGYQPTLGTDMGTMQERITSTRNGSITSVQAVYVPADDLSDPAPAATFSHLDATTVLSRPIAELGIYPAVDPLDSSSRILDPDIVGEEHYNVARAVQKTLQSYKSLQDIIAILGMDELSEEDKLTVARARKMQRFLSQPFQVAEIFTGHPGKLVPIEKCVEGFKKLLNGDYDDIPEIAFYMVGDVEEVLAKASQLAASMSPDGTAPAAKPADPKKDEKKDDKKEEGKKDEPKKEEAKKAEPKKEEAKKEEKKDHKKDDKPKDKK